A genomic segment from Anticarsia gemmatalis isolate Benzon Research Colony breed Stoneville strain chromosome 12, ilAntGemm2 primary, whole genome shotgun sequence encodes:
- the eag gene encoding potassium voltage-gated channel protein ether a go-go isoform X1, whose protein sequence is MPGGRRGLVAPQNTFLENIIRRSSSQPDSSFLLANAQIVDYPIVYCNETFCKMSGYNRAEVMQKSCRCTWMYGELTEKEAVERVDRALDHHLADQFEILLYKKNPGTPLWLLVHVAPIRNERELVVLFLLTFRDITALKQPIDADDPKGGLSKFAKLARSVTRSRSVLVSALPALKEPQRQSHLAHVSTPAHHLGARVSQVMSLSGDVLPQYRQEAPKTPPHILLHYCAFKAIWDWIILCLTFYTAIMVPYNVAFKNKTSEDVSLLVIDSIVDVVFFIDIVLNFHTTFVGPGGEVVSDPKVIRKNYFKSWFLIDLLSCLPYDVFNAFDHDEDGIGSLFSALKVVRLLRLGRVVRKLDRYLEYGAAMLILLLCFYMLVAHWLACVWYSIGRSDADSGLQYSWLWKLANVTQSPYSYVWSNESDGPELVNGPSRKTMYVTALYFTMTCMTSVGFGNVAAETDNEKIFTICMMIVAALLYATIFGHVTTIIQQMTSATAKYHDMLNNVREFMKLHEVPKALSERVMDYVVSTWAMTKGLDTDKVLNYCPKDMKADICVHLNRKVFNEHPAFRLASDGCLRALAMHFQMSHSAPGDLLYHTGESIDSLCFIVTGSLEVIQDDEVVAILGKGDVFGDSFWKDSAVGQSAANVRALTYCDLHTIKRDRLLEVLDFYQAFANSFARNLTLTYNLRHRLIFRKVADVRRERELMERRKREPQLEQAQDHLVRKIFSRFRRERSVAAAPGPAPARASAAPGGAAAAGAGPDPERGDSATTAGATPAAPAAAPPPAASAARGKWGRLLATGSLDATGAEPARGAFTRSLSARDRPVASAASTEATPATATPAPSAPSAAALMLKASFAKGRSASALSVGGASARQDTIEEELEERRPAPAPAPAPAPAPAPAPAPAPAVSTHDAALAELRRDVRNEVQRLQQKLGRVEELLTMLATRLGAEPGEAGGGAAQHAAATPADDAPRSVTADAAATLARKRRSKARSKGAAPTPPATTPGEAPGSPGAGAGGAGSGSAAARRREFV, encoded by the exons ATGCCGGGCGGCCGCCGGGGGCTCGTCGCCCCGCAGAACACCTTCCTCGAGAACATCATCCGCCGCTCCTCCTCGCAGC CAGACAGCAGCTTCCTGCTGGCGAACGCGCAGATCGTGGACTACCCGATCGTGTACTGCAACGAGACGTTCTGCAAGATGAGCGGCTACAACCGCGCCGAGGTGATGCAGAAGTCGTGCCGCTGCACCTGGATGTACGGCGAGCTCACGGAGAAGGAGGCGGTGGAGCGCGTGGACCGCGCGCTCGACCACCACCTCGCCGACCAGTTCGAGATCCTGCTCTACAAGAAGAACC CAGGCACGCCGCTGTGGCTGCTGGTGCACGTGGCGCCGATCCGCAATGAGCGCGAGCTGGTGGTGCTCTTCCTGCTCACGTTCCGCGACATCACCGCCCTCAAGCAGCCCATCGACGCCGACGACCCCAAGGGAG GTCTGTCCAAGTTCGCGAAGCTGGCGCGCTCGGTGACGCGCTCGCGCTCGGTGCTGGTGTCGGCGCTGCCCGCGCTCAAGGAGCCGCAGCGGCAGAGCCACCTGGCGCATGTCAGTACTCCCGCACACCAT CTCGGCGCGCGTGTGTCGCAGGTGATGTCGCTGTCGGGCGACGTGCTGCCGCAGTACCGCCAGGAGGCGCCCAAGACGCCGCCGCACATCCTGCTGCACTACTGCGCCTTCAAGGCCATCTGGGACTGGATCATCCTGTGCCTCACCTTCTACACCGCCATCATGGTGCCCTACAACGTCGCCTTCAAGAACAAGACCAGCGAGGACGTGTCGCTGCTCGTCATCGACTCCATCGTGGACGTGGTGTTCTTCATCGACATCGTGCTCAACTTCCACACGACGTTCGTGGGCCCCGGCGGCGAGGTGGTGAGCGACCCCAAGGTCATCCGCAAGAACTACTTCAAGTCGTGGTTCCTGATCGACCTGCTCTCGTGCCTGCCCTACGACGTGTTCAACGCGTTCGACCACGACGAGGAC GGCATCGGCAGCCTGTTCAGCGCGCTGAAGGTGGTCCGGCTGCTGCGGCTGGGCCGCGTGGTGCGCAAGCTCGACCGCTACCTGGAGTACGGCGCCGCCATGCTCATCCTGCTGCTGTGCTTCTACATGCTGGTGGCGCACTGGCTCGCCTGCGTGTGGTACAGCATCGGCCGCTCCGACGCCGACTCCGGTCTGCAGTACTCGTGGCTGTGGAAGTTGGCCAACGTCACACAAAGCCCGTACTCGTACGTGTGGTCCAACGAGTCGGATGGGCCCGAGCTTGTGAACGGGCCCTCGCGCAAGACCATGTACGTGACCGCGCTCTACTTCACCATGACCTGCATGACCTCCGTGGGCTTCGGCAACGTCGCCGCCGAGACCGATAACGAGAAGATCTTCACCATCTGCATGATGATCGTGGCAG CCCTGCTGTACGCGACGATATTCGGACACGTCACCACCATCATCCAGCAAATGACGTCGGCCACCGCCAAGTACCACGACATGCTGAACAACGTGCGCGAGTTCATGAAGCTGCACGAGGTGCCCAAGGCGCTGAGCGAGCGCGTCATGGACTACGTCGTCTCCACGTGGGCCATGACCAAGGGGCTCGACACCGACAAG GTGCTCAACTACTGCCCCAAAGACATGAAGGCGGACATCTGTGTCCACCTCAACCGTAAAGTGTTCAACGAGCACCCTGCGTTCCGGCTCGCGTCGGACGGGTGCCTGCGCGCCCTCGCCATGCACTTCCAGATGTCGCACTCGGCGCCCGGCGACCTGCTGTACCACACGGGCGAGTCCATCGACTCGCTGTGCTTCATCGTCACCGGCAGCCTGGAGGTCATCCAGGACGACGAGGTCGTCGCCATCCTCG GCAAAGGAGACGTGTTCGGCGACTCTTTCTGGAAGGACAGCGCCGTCGGACAATCGGCGGCGAACGTGCGTGCTCTCACGTACTGCGACCTGCACACCATCAAGCGCGACCGCCTGCTCGAGGTGCTCGATTTCTACCAGGCCTTCGCCAACAGCTTCGCGCGAAATCTAACGCTCACCTACAACTTGCGCCACAGACTTATCTTTCGCAAG gtgGCAGACGTGCGGCGCGAGCGCGAGCTCATGGAACGACGCAAACGAGAGCCTCAGCTGGAGCAAGCGCAGGACCACCTCGTGCGGAAGATCTTCTCGCGTTTCCGCCGCGAGCGCAGCGTGGCCGCCGCGCCCGGCCCCGCGCCCGCCCGCGCCTCGGCGGCGCCCGGCGGGGCCGCCGCCGCTGGCGCCGGGCCCGACCCCGAGCGCGGGGACTCGGCGACGACGGCCGGCGCCACACCCGCCGCGCCCGCGGccgccccgccgcccgccgccagcgccgcccGCGGCAAATGGGGGCGGCTACTAGCGACGGGCTCCCTGGACGCGACCGGCGCGGAGCCGGCGCGCGGCGCCTTCACTCGGAGCCTGAGCGCGCGAGACCGTCCCGTGGCGTCCGCAGCGTCCACGGAAGCCACGCCCGCGACCGCGACGCCCGCTCCTTCGGCCCCCTCCGCGGCCGCACTAATGCTGAAG GCATCTTTCGCGAAGGGTCGCTCGGCGAGCGCGCTGAGCGTGGGCGGCGCCAGCGCTCGACAAGACACCATCGAGGAAGAGCTGGAGGAGAGGCGCCCGGCCCCCGCGCCAGCACCGGCGCCGGCGCCCGCCCCCGCGCCGGCCCCCGCCCCCGCGCCCGCCGTGTCCACGCACGACGCCGCGCTGGCCGAGCTGCGCCGCGACGTGCGCAACGAGGTGCAGAGACTGCAGCAGAAG CTCGGACGCGTGGAGGAGCTGCTGACGATGCTGGCGACGCGGCTCGGCGCCGAGCCGGGGGAGGCGGGCGGCGGTGCGGCGCAGCACGCGGCCGCCACGCCCGCCGACGACGCGCCGCGTTCCGTCACCGCGGACGCGGCCGCCACGCTCGCCAGGAAGCGGCGCTCGAAG GCGCGGAGCAAGGGCGCGGCGCCCACGCCGCCCGCCACGACGCCGGGCGAGGCGCCGGGCAGcccgggcgcgggcgcggggggcgcggggagcggctcggcggcggcgcggcggcgcgagtTCGTGTAG
- the eag gene encoding potassium voltage-gated channel protein ether a go-go isoform X5 — MPGGRRGLVAPQNTFLENIIRRSSSQPDSSFLLANAQIVDYPIVYCNETFCKMSGYNRAEVMQKSCRCTWMYGELTEKEAVERVDRALDHHLADQFEILLYKKNRTPLWLLVHVAPIRNERELVVLFLLTFRDITALKQPIDADDPKGGLSKFAKLARSVTRSRSVLVSALPALKEPQRQSHLAHVSTPAHHVMSLSGDVLPQYRQEAPKTPPHILLHYCAFKAIWDWIILCLTFYTAIMVPYNVAFKNKTSEDVSLLVIDSIVDVVFFIDIVLNFHTTFVGPGGEVVSDPKVIRKNYFKSWFLIDLLSCLPYDVFNAFDHDEDGIGSLFSALKVVRLLRLGRVVRKLDRYLEYGAAMLILLLCFYMLVAHWLACVWYSIGRSDADSGLQYSWLWKLANVTQSPYSYVWSNESDGPELVNGPSRKTMYVTALYFTMTCMTSVGFGNVAAETDNEKIFTICMMIVAALLYATIFGHVTTIIQQMTSATAKYHDMLNNVREFMKLHEVPKALSERVMDYVVSTWAMTKGLDTDKVLNYCPKDMKADICVHLNRKVFNEHPAFRLASDGCLRALAMHFQMSHSAPGDLLYHTGESIDSLCFIVTGSLEVIQDDEVVAILGKGDVFGDSFWKDSAVGQSAANVRALTYCDLHTIKRDRLLEVLDFYQAFANSFARNLTLTYNLRHRLIFRKVADVRRERELMERRKREPQLEQAQDHLVRKIFSRFRRERSVAAAPGPAPARASAAPGGAAAAGAGPDPERGDSATTAGATPAAPAAAPPPAASAARGKWGRLLATGSLDATGAEPARGAFTRSLSARDRPVASAASTEATPATATPAPSAPSAAALMLKASFAKGRSASALSVGGASARQDTIEEELEERRPAPAPAPAPAPAPAPAPAPAPAVSTHDAALAELRRDVRNEVQRLQQKLGRVEELLTMLATRLGAEPGEAGGGAAQHAAATPADDAPRSVTADAAATLARKRRSKARSKGAAPTPPATTPGEAPGSPGAGAGGAGSGSAAARRREFV; from the exons ATGCCGGGCGGCCGCCGGGGGCTCGTCGCCCCGCAGAACACCTTCCTCGAGAACATCATCCGCCGCTCCTCCTCGCAGC CAGACAGCAGCTTCCTGCTGGCGAACGCGCAGATCGTGGACTACCCGATCGTGTACTGCAACGAGACGTTCTGCAAGATGAGCGGCTACAACCGCGCCGAGGTGATGCAGAAGTCGTGCCGCTGCACCTGGATGTACGGCGAGCTCACGGAGAAGGAGGCGGTGGAGCGCGTGGACCGCGCGCTCGACCACCACCTCGCCGACCAGTTCGAGATCCTGCTCTACAAGAAGAACC GCACGCCGCTGTGGCTGCTGGTGCACGTGGCGCCGATCCGCAATGAGCGCGAGCTGGTGGTGCTCTTCCTGCTCACGTTCCGCGACATCACCGCCCTCAAGCAGCCCATCGACGCCGACGACCCCAAGGGAG GTCTGTCCAAGTTCGCGAAGCTGGCGCGCTCGGTGACGCGCTCGCGCTCGGTGCTGGTGTCGGCGCTGCCCGCGCTCAAGGAGCCGCAGCGGCAGAGCCACCTGGCGCATGTCAGTACTCCCGCACACCAT GTGATGTCGCTGTCGGGCGACGTGCTGCCGCAGTACCGCCAGGAGGCGCCCAAGACGCCGCCGCACATCCTGCTGCACTACTGCGCCTTCAAGGCCATCTGGGACTGGATCATCCTGTGCCTCACCTTCTACACCGCCATCATGGTGCCCTACAACGTCGCCTTCAAGAACAAGACCAGCGAGGACGTGTCGCTGCTCGTCATCGACTCCATCGTGGACGTGGTGTTCTTCATCGACATCGTGCTCAACTTCCACACGACGTTCGTGGGCCCCGGCGGCGAGGTGGTGAGCGACCCCAAGGTCATCCGCAAGAACTACTTCAAGTCGTGGTTCCTGATCGACCTGCTCTCGTGCCTGCCCTACGACGTGTTCAACGCGTTCGACCACGACGAGGAC GGCATCGGCAGCCTGTTCAGCGCGCTGAAGGTGGTCCGGCTGCTGCGGCTGGGCCGCGTGGTGCGCAAGCTCGACCGCTACCTGGAGTACGGCGCCGCCATGCTCATCCTGCTGCTGTGCTTCTACATGCTGGTGGCGCACTGGCTCGCCTGCGTGTGGTACAGCATCGGCCGCTCCGACGCCGACTCCGGTCTGCAGTACTCGTGGCTGTGGAAGTTGGCCAACGTCACACAAAGCCCGTACTCGTACGTGTGGTCCAACGAGTCGGATGGGCCCGAGCTTGTGAACGGGCCCTCGCGCAAGACCATGTACGTGACCGCGCTCTACTTCACCATGACCTGCATGACCTCCGTGGGCTTCGGCAACGTCGCCGCCGAGACCGATAACGAGAAGATCTTCACCATCTGCATGATGATCGTGGCAG CCCTGCTGTACGCGACGATATTCGGACACGTCACCACCATCATCCAGCAAATGACGTCGGCCACCGCCAAGTACCACGACATGCTGAACAACGTGCGCGAGTTCATGAAGCTGCACGAGGTGCCCAAGGCGCTGAGCGAGCGCGTCATGGACTACGTCGTCTCCACGTGGGCCATGACCAAGGGGCTCGACACCGACAAG GTGCTCAACTACTGCCCCAAAGACATGAAGGCGGACATCTGTGTCCACCTCAACCGTAAAGTGTTCAACGAGCACCCTGCGTTCCGGCTCGCGTCGGACGGGTGCCTGCGCGCCCTCGCCATGCACTTCCAGATGTCGCACTCGGCGCCCGGCGACCTGCTGTACCACACGGGCGAGTCCATCGACTCGCTGTGCTTCATCGTCACCGGCAGCCTGGAGGTCATCCAGGACGACGAGGTCGTCGCCATCCTCG GCAAAGGAGACGTGTTCGGCGACTCTTTCTGGAAGGACAGCGCCGTCGGACAATCGGCGGCGAACGTGCGTGCTCTCACGTACTGCGACCTGCACACCATCAAGCGCGACCGCCTGCTCGAGGTGCTCGATTTCTACCAGGCCTTCGCCAACAGCTTCGCGCGAAATCTAACGCTCACCTACAACTTGCGCCACAGACTTATCTTTCGCAAG gtgGCAGACGTGCGGCGCGAGCGCGAGCTCATGGAACGACGCAAACGAGAGCCTCAGCTGGAGCAAGCGCAGGACCACCTCGTGCGGAAGATCTTCTCGCGTTTCCGCCGCGAGCGCAGCGTGGCCGCCGCGCCCGGCCCCGCGCCCGCCCGCGCCTCGGCGGCGCCCGGCGGGGCCGCCGCCGCTGGCGCCGGGCCCGACCCCGAGCGCGGGGACTCGGCGACGACGGCCGGCGCCACACCCGCCGCGCCCGCGGccgccccgccgcccgccgccagcgccgcccGCGGCAAATGGGGGCGGCTACTAGCGACGGGCTCCCTGGACGCGACCGGCGCGGAGCCGGCGCGCGGCGCCTTCACTCGGAGCCTGAGCGCGCGAGACCGTCCCGTGGCGTCCGCAGCGTCCACGGAAGCCACGCCCGCGACCGCGACGCCCGCTCCTTCGGCCCCCTCCGCGGCCGCACTAATGCTGAAG GCATCTTTCGCGAAGGGTCGCTCGGCGAGCGCGCTGAGCGTGGGCGGCGCCAGCGCTCGACAAGACACCATCGAGGAAGAGCTGGAGGAGAGGCGCCCGGCCCCCGCGCCAGCACCGGCGCCGGCGCCCGCCCCCGCGCCGGCCCCCGCCCCCGCGCCCGCCGTGTCCACGCACGACGCCGCGCTGGCCGAGCTGCGCCGCGACGTGCGCAACGAGGTGCAGAGACTGCAGCAGAAG CTCGGACGCGTGGAGGAGCTGCTGACGATGCTGGCGACGCGGCTCGGCGCCGAGCCGGGGGAGGCGGGCGGCGGTGCGGCGCAGCACGCGGCCGCCACGCCCGCCGACGACGCGCCGCGTTCCGTCACCGCGGACGCGGCCGCCACGCTCGCCAGGAAGCGGCGCTCGAAG GCGCGGAGCAAGGGCGCGGCGCCCACGCCGCCCGCCACGACGCCGGGCGAGGCGCCGGGCAGcccgggcgcgggcgcggggggcgcggggagcggctcggcggcggcgcggcggcgcgagtTCGTGTAG
- the eag gene encoding potassium voltage-gated channel protein ether a go-go isoform X7 has translation MPGGRRGLVAPQNTFLENIIRRSSSQPDSSFLLANAQIVDYPIVYCNETFCKMSGYNRAEVMQKSCRCTWMYGELTEKEAVERVDRALDHHLADQFEILLYKKNPGTPLWLLVHVAPIRNERELVVLFLLTFRDITALKQPIDADDPKGGLSKFAKLARSVTRSRSVLVSALPALKEPQRQSHLAHVMSLSGDVLPQYRQEAPKTPPHILLHYCAFKAIWDWIILCLTFYTAIMVPYNVAFKNKTSEDVSLLVIDSIVDVVFFIDIVLNFHTTFVGPGGEVVSDPKVIRKNYFKSWFLIDLLSCLPYDVFNAFDHDEDGIGSLFSALKVVRLLRLGRVVRKLDRYLEYGAAMLILLLCFYMLVAHWLACVWYSIGRSDADSGLQYSWLWKLANVTQSPYSYVWSNESDGPELVNGPSRKTMYVTALYFTMTCMTSVGFGNVAAETDNEKIFTICMMIVAALLYATIFGHVTTIIQQMTSATAKYHDMLNNVREFMKLHEVPKALSERVMDYVVSTWAMTKGLDTDKVLNYCPKDMKADICVHLNRKVFNEHPAFRLASDGCLRALAMHFQMSHSAPGDLLYHTGESIDSLCFIVTGSLEVIQDDEVVAILGKGDVFGDSFWKDSAVGQSAANVRALTYCDLHTIKRDRLLEVLDFYQAFANSFARNLTLTYNLRHRLIFRKVADVRRERELMERRKREPQLEQAQDHLVRKIFSRFRRERSVAAAPGPAPARASAAPGGAAAAGAGPDPERGDSATTAGATPAAPAAAPPPAASAARGKWGRLLATGSLDATGAEPARGAFTRSLSARDRPVASAASTEATPATATPAPSAPSAAALMLKASFAKGRSASALSVGGASARQDTIEEELEERRPAPAPAPAPAPAPAPAPAPAPAVSTHDAALAELRRDVRNEVQRLQQKLGRVEELLTMLATRLGAEPGEAGGGAAQHAAATPADDAPRSVTADAAATLARKRRSKARSKGAAPTPPATTPGEAPGSPGAGAGGAGSGSAAARRREFV, from the exons ATGCCGGGCGGCCGCCGGGGGCTCGTCGCCCCGCAGAACACCTTCCTCGAGAACATCATCCGCCGCTCCTCCTCGCAGC CAGACAGCAGCTTCCTGCTGGCGAACGCGCAGATCGTGGACTACCCGATCGTGTACTGCAACGAGACGTTCTGCAAGATGAGCGGCTACAACCGCGCCGAGGTGATGCAGAAGTCGTGCCGCTGCACCTGGATGTACGGCGAGCTCACGGAGAAGGAGGCGGTGGAGCGCGTGGACCGCGCGCTCGACCACCACCTCGCCGACCAGTTCGAGATCCTGCTCTACAAGAAGAACC CAGGCACGCCGCTGTGGCTGCTGGTGCACGTGGCGCCGATCCGCAATGAGCGCGAGCTGGTGGTGCTCTTCCTGCTCACGTTCCGCGACATCACCGCCCTCAAGCAGCCCATCGACGCCGACGACCCCAAGGGAG GTCTGTCCAAGTTCGCGAAGCTGGCGCGCTCGGTGACGCGCTCGCGCTCGGTGCTGGTGTCGGCGCTGCCCGCGCTCAAGGAGCCGCAGCGGCAGAGCCACCTGGCGCAT GTGATGTCGCTGTCGGGCGACGTGCTGCCGCAGTACCGCCAGGAGGCGCCCAAGACGCCGCCGCACATCCTGCTGCACTACTGCGCCTTCAAGGCCATCTGGGACTGGATCATCCTGTGCCTCACCTTCTACACCGCCATCATGGTGCCCTACAACGTCGCCTTCAAGAACAAGACCAGCGAGGACGTGTCGCTGCTCGTCATCGACTCCATCGTGGACGTGGTGTTCTTCATCGACATCGTGCTCAACTTCCACACGACGTTCGTGGGCCCCGGCGGCGAGGTGGTGAGCGACCCCAAGGTCATCCGCAAGAACTACTTCAAGTCGTGGTTCCTGATCGACCTGCTCTCGTGCCTGCCCTACGACGTGTTCAACGCGTTCGACCACGACGAGGAC GGCATCGGCAGCCTGTTCAGCGCGCTGAAGGTGGTCCGGCTGCTGCGGCTGGGCCGCGTGGTGCGCAAGCTCGACCGCTACCTGGAGTACGGCGCCGCCATGCTCATCCTGCTGCTGTGCTTCTACATGCTGGTGGCGCACTGGCTCGCCTGCGTGTGGTACAGCATCGGCCGCTCCGACGCCGACTCCGGTCTGCAGTACTCGTGGCTGTGGAAGTTGGCCAACGTCACACAAAGCCCGTACTCGTACGTGTGGTCCAACGAGTCGGATGGGCCCGAGCTTGTGAACGGGCCCTCGCGCAAGACCATGTACGTGACCGCGCTCTACTTCACCATGACCTGCATGACCTCCGTGGGCTTCGGCAACGTCGCCGCCGAGACCGATAACGAGAAGATCTTCACCATCTGCATGATGATCGTGGCAG CCCTGCTGTACGCGACGATATTCGGACACGTCACCACCATCATCCAGCAAATGACGTCGGCCACCGCCAAGTACCACGACATGCTGAACAACGTGCGCGAGTTCATGAAGCTGCACGAGGTGCCCAAGGCGCTGAGCGAGCGCGTCATGGACTACGTCGTCTCCACGTGGGCCATGACCAAGGGGCTCGACACCGACAAG GTGCTCAACTACTGCCCCAAAGACATGAAGGCGGACATCTGTGTCCACCTCAACCGTAAAGTGTTCAACGAGCACCCTGCGTTCCGGCTCGCGTCGGACGGGTGCCTGCGCGCCCTCGCCATGCACTTCCAGATGTCGCACTCGGCGCCCGGCGACCTGCTGTACCACACGGGCGAGTCCATCGACTCGCTGTGCTTCATCGTCACCGGCAGCCTGGAGGTCATCCAGGACGACGAGGTCGTCGCCATCCTCG GCAAAGGAGACGTGTTCGGCGACTCTTTCTGGAAGGACAGCGCCGTCGGACAATCGGCGGCGAACGTGCGTGCTCTCACGTACTGCGACCTGCACACCATCAAGCGCGACCGCCTGCTCGAGGTGCTCGATTTCTACCAGGCCTTCGCCAACAGCTTCGCGCGAAATCTAACGCTCACCTACAACTTGCGCCACAGACTTATCTTTCGCAAG gtgGCAGACGTGCGGCGCGAGCGCGAGCTCATGGAACGACGCAAACGAGAGCCTCAGCTGGAGCAAGCGCAGGACCACCTCGTGCGGAAGATCTTCTCGCGTTTCCGCCGCGAGCGCAGCGTGGCCGCCGCGCCCGGCCCCGCGCCCGCCCGCGCCTCGGCGGCGCCCGGCGGGGCCGCCGCCGCTGGCGCCGGGCCCGACCCCGAGCGCGGGGACTCGGCGACGACGGCCGGCGCCACACCCGCCGCGCCCGCGGccgccccgccgcccgccgccagcgccgcccGCGGCAAATGGGGGCGGCTACTAGCGACGGGCTCCCTGGACGCGACCGGCGCGGAGCCGGCGCGCGGCGCCTTCACTCGGAGCCTGAGCGCGCGAGACCGTCCCGTGGCGTCCGCAGCGTCCACGGAAGCCACGCCCGCGACCGCGACGCCCGCTCCTTCGGCCCCCTCCGCGGCCGCACTAATGCTGAAG GCATCTTTCGCGAAGGGTCGCTCGGCGAGCGCGCTGAGCGTGGGCGGCGCCAGCGCTCGACAAGACACCATCGAGGAAGAGCTGGAGGAGAGGCGCCCGGCCCCCGCGCCAGCACCGGCGCCGGCGCCCGCCCCCGCGCCGGCCCCCGCCCCCGCGCCCGCCGTGTCCACGCACGACGCCGCGCTGGCCGAGCTGCGCCGCGACGTGCGCAACGAGGTGCAGAGACTGCAGCAGAAG CTCGGACGCGTGGAGGAGCTGCTGACGATGCTGGCGACGCGGCTCGGCGCCGAGCCGGGGGAGGCGGGCGGCGGTGCGGCGCAGCACGCGGCCGCCACGCCCGCCGACGACGCGCCGCGTTCCGTCACCGCGGACGCGGCCGCCACGCTCGCCAGGAAGCGGCGCTCGAAG GCGCGGAGCAAGGGCGCGGCGCCCACGCCGCCCGCCACGACGCCGGGCGAGGCGCCGGGCAGcccgggcgcgggcgcggggggcgcggggagcggctcggcggcggcgcggcggcgcgagtTCGTGTAG